TTTGTTGAGCGTGTGCATTTTGTCAGACACTCAACAAAGGCCCTCCTAAAACTGAGTGCAGCGGAAAAGCACTTGGCACAAAGCCAACACTCACCAAAGCCTTGCCTTTGCGAAGTGCAGACTAGAAAACATTACAATGAGCCGGGCACTCGGCAAAATCGGGGGCACGTGTCCCTGACGGTCGACAGAGAGTTGCCAACGTTGTCGTGTCTCTCGGTACAAGCTGGTTTACATAGGAAACTCAGATATATACAATAAATAAAAAACGGAGACGAACTTTTGATCCACATTTAAACCGCATGTGAGGACTGAGTGTTGGACTATAAATTTTCGGCAAAAAAGGACTATAAATACTAGTAGGAGGCACGTGCAGTGCACGTGGTGTCCTGATCAAACTGCATTTGTTCCTGTATAAAATAAATCTCTGTTTACACGATTGATACTACAAAAGCTAGCCACAGAAGATCTTGAATGAGAAATTTTCTAGTAGTCGTCATCACGTGAGGATGTGTAAGGTGTGCAAGTAGGCGTGCAATGTCTCGATAGTTCCAGAAAAATCACATCCACCTCGTTTTGGCGCGTGACTGGATGGAGCGAATCCAGGTAAGTACAGCCGTTGGAACACTCAAGTTTGCTATGATAAACGATAGGGATTCACTCTATGGAAGAAATCAACGGCTAGGAAATGCCTCTGCGTCAGGATCGTGGCTAATCCAAGTTTAATTTTTTTTTTTTGTACTATAGGAGTAGAGATGTTGTGCACTTTACTTTATCAGCGTCATCTTCTTTTAAAAGAAAGTAAAAGACTTGCCATTTTCCCAAAGAGTGTGGCGGGCAAAACCAGCGCCACACTTTCGGCGAAAAATTCTACTACAAAAGACTCTCTGCGTTGTGGCGAGACTAACCTTCGTCGGCAACCAAACAGCCGCACCTTCGGCGTGGCGAGGTAAGTCCGGCAACCAAACAACCCCTAACTTGTCCGATTAATTGGCAGAAAACCAGGCTAAAACCGATACAATCCAACCCATAGCATGGACACCATGGGCCAAGTTGGCCACCGACATGAAATACAAAGCTGGAAAAAAGAAAGACACCTGCCGAGGAGTCGAAagcgtcatcatcatcaccggttGTCTCTGAACGGGCGACTCCGACTTCGCCATAGAGCTCCAACATCGAAGCCAGCCTTCAAACAATTGCATAGAAGCCACGACGACACATGCCAACAGAAGGCCACATGGGCGAGCAACCGACAACTCTGACTTTGACGACGAGCTTTGCGAGGGAAATATGCAGGACTTGTGACGACCGTGCCCTCCAGAAACGGCCACTGAGCGCCAGTCCTCATCGCTACCTAGGCATGCTTCACCACAGCTCCGAGTTCAAAGCAACCAAGTAACCCATAGAAGAGCATCTCGGACACACCAGGAAGAACCGACTACCGAAGTCCGCGCCATGATCCAAGCTCCTCTCGATGCCACCATCGTCGCCAAATAGAAAGCAACGCCCCGCCCCAGCAAACAACACGGCGAATATGTCGCCATCCACCCGTCTCCCAGTCATAGTCGGCTTCGAGTAGATGCCCCCAAGGAGGAGAAAGACGCGAAGACGCCTCCATCACCCGATCCAACGGATTTGAGATTTTCCTCCGGAGCCAAAGCCATGGGGAGATAGAGGAGCACACCTCCACGACAACGCTTTCTAGAAAGATCGTGGCACCTGTGGGCGCCGCCATTGCCTGCGCCGATGAAGACCGGAGCAAGGATTTCTCCTGGAGTTGCGCGGACCCCCTATCGCCACCGACCACCGACCACTGACCAGATCTTTTGAATGAAGTGGATTCAAAATTTAAACCTTTTTTATTAAAAGAGAAAAGTTCAACACAAAAAAAATGAACGGATTGTGCCGCAAGCCCGTAACATAACAGATCGAGAGGACTGTGATATGAACAAGTCAGTACTGTGTTTGAACGAGTATCCCAAACATGCAGTTAAAATTAGCAACGTGCCGTAGCAGATGGAGATGCATGCAACTCCAAAAAAACAAGATCGGGGCCGAACGACGTGTTGAGAATGTTCAGAATCTTAAACAAACAAAGATATGTCTCCAGCGTTACCTCGAGGGCACGCCCAAATTCCTAACGAGACCCGATCACCGGAGTACAGTATAAATCAAGCAGGTAGCACAGCAGCGTCCCATATCTAAAGCAAGAAGCAAGCCCCACTCCCTTGTGAGCGAAAGAGCTAGCCGCAGCTACCAACAATGGCCATCCCGGCTAAAGCCAGCAGCTCCTTCTCCGTCGCCTGCCTCTTGGCCGccatcttcctcctctcctcaGCCCCACGGAGCCACGGCGGCAGCATCGCCATCTACTGGGGCCAGAACGGCAACGAGGGCACCCTGGCCGAGACCTGCAGCACGGGCAACTACGCCTTCGTCAACATCGCTTTCCTCTGCAGCTTCGGGTCGGCCCAGGAGACCCCGCAGCTCAACCTGGCGGGCCACTGCGACCCCTACTCCAACGCCTGCACCAACCTCACCGCCGACATCAACCTCTGCCAGTCCAAGGGCGTCAAGGTGATGCTCTCcatcggcggcggcgccggcgggtaCACGCTCAACTCCGAGCAGGACGCCGCCGACCTCGCGAAGTACATCTGGGACAGCTTCCTCGGCGGGAGCTCGCCCAAGCGGCCGCTCGGCGCCGCCGTGCTCGACGGCGTCGACTTCGACATCGAGGGAGGGAACCCGGACTACTACGGCGCGCTGGCGGCGCACCTCAAGGCCTACGGCGGCAAGGGCAAGGGGGGCAGCAAGGAGGTGTACCTGTCGGCGGCGCCGCAGTGCCCGTTCCCGGACCAGTGGGTCGGCAAGGCGCTCCAGACCGGCCTCTTCGACTACGTGTGGGTGCAGTTCTACAACAACCCGCCGTGCCAGTACGTGCAGGGGGACACGGCCAACCTCATGGACTCGTGGAAGCAGTGGACGTCGGGGGTCCACGCCAAGTACATCTTCCTCGGGCtgccggcggcgccggcggcggccgggAGCGGGTTCATACCGGCGGGGAGCCTGGAGTCGCAGGTGCTCCCAGCGCTCAAGGGCTCCAGCAAGTACGGAGGGGTGATGCTGTGGTCCAAGTTCTACGACGACCAGGACGGCTACAGCTCCGCCATCAAGAACGCCGTCTGATGATGATCGATCTCATTCCTGCACGGCCCGGGTTATGGGAGCCGACAGTGGTGTGTATATAGTTGTGGCGCATATGGTCTGGCGACTGGCGTAGTTAATTTATCTGTGCGCACAGCGGGATTTATATCGAATAAAAGGATCTGTCACCTGTACAGTGTTCTGCTGCTGGACTTACAGTCAACATATATTAAATCATACTCCGTAATTCTGACGAACGCGCCAGTCATTTTCAAATGATACAAGACTAGATATGTGGCCGAGGCACTCTCAAATAACACATGGATCAACGACATCAGATGTACACTTCCTGTCCAGGCCATTGGAATTCATGGACCTGTGGCGTCTTTGTCTCGTACAGGATGCTGCCCTGCGGCAGTTTATTCAATTGGCCAAGCCAGTGCTATGAGCGGCCTCGTTTGCCTGGCGATGAACAAAATGAAGCTGGAATACATCATGTGTTCAGCACCCCAGAAGAGGTTGCTCCCATCAAAATATGGCAGAATCAAGTTTGCCCATACATACATTGATACAAGATCCACAGTGAAATACATGAAGACGACAGTTTCTATTTCTTGTATTGGCATCCGAACATGAGCTCGTTTACACAGCAGAGGAACCAGAAACAAAAATGGACAACAAAAGAGAAGCGCCG
The Aegilops tauschii subsp. strangulata cultivar AL8/78 chromosome 3, Aet v6.0, whole genome shotgun sequence genome window above contains:
- the LOC109783122 gene encoding acidic endochitinase-like; its protein translation is MAIPAKASSSFSVACLLAAIFLLSSAPRSHGGSIAIYWGQNGNEGTLAETCSTGNYAFVNIAFLCSFGSAQETPQLNLAGHCDPYSNACTNLTADINLCQSKGVKVMLSIGGGAGGYTLNSEQDAADLAKYIWDSFLGGSSPKRPLGAAVLDGVDFDIEGGNPDYYGALAAHLKAYGGKGKGGSKEVYLSAAPQCPFPDQWVGKALQTGLFDYVWVQFYNNPPCQYVQGDTANLMDSWKQWTSGVHAKYIFLGLPAAPAAAGSGFIPAGSLESQVLPALKGSSKYGGVMLWSKFYDDQDGYSSAIKNAV